In Chloroflexota bacterium, the following proteins share a genomic window:
- the tuf gene encoding elongation factor Tu (EF-Tu; promotes GTP-dependent binding of aminoacyl-tRNA to the A-site of ribosomes during protein biosynthesis; when the tRNA anticodon matches the mRNA codon, GTP hydrolysis results; the inactive EF-Tu-GDP leaves the ribosome and release of GDP is promoted by elongation factor Ts; many prokaryotes have two copies of the gene encoding EF-Tu) — protein sequence MAKKVFERKKPHVNVGTIGHIDHGKTTLTAAITKVLSLKGWA from the coding sequence ATGGCCAAGAAGGTATTTGAGCGGAAGAAGCCCCACGTGAACGTGGGGACCATCGGGCACATTGACCACGGGAAGACGACCCTGACTGCGGCGATCACGAAGGTGCTGTCGCTGAAGGGTTGGGC
- the fusA gene encoding elongation factor G, whose translation MPRDVPLAQIRNIGIIAHIDAGKTTTTERILFYTGRTHRMGNVDEGTTVTDWMQQERERGITIQSAAVTCYWLNHQINIIDTPGHIDFTAEVQRSLRVLDGGVVVFDAVSGVEPQSETVWRQADRYHVPRICFVNKMDRVGADFWHTIEMIRDRLSANPVAVQIPIGASETFAGVVDLVENQAIIYEDDLGTVAARRQIPDDLVEQAAHYREVLLEQAAEHDDHLMVKYLEGEAISPEEIRAALRQATVKGALVPVLCGAALRNKGVQPLLDAIVWYLPSPADIPPVAGVDPRSGETVWREADEQEPLAALAFKIATDPYVGRLAYVRIYSGRMTVGAQVRNASRNVKERVGRVLRMYANRREDMQEAYAGDIIGVLGLKETYTGDTLCAFHAPLLLEKIKFPEPVISVAIEPKTKADEEKLGAALQALADEDPTFSVKVDENTGQTLISGMGELHLEVLVDRLVREFHVGAKVGRPQVAYRETITVPVRSEGKFVRQMGTKSQYGHVWLEIEPAGRGQGVIFDSKIKFGAIPKEFIPAVERGVMDAASSGVLAGYPLVDVKFTLVDGSYDPDVSTELAFQVAASMAVRDGVEKAGPILLEPVMKVEVVTPEEFMGDVIGNLNQRKAQIEGIERRGDLQAIRAFVPLSEMFGYATELRSMTQGRGVFTMEFDHYAEVSKETADRILVR comes from the coding sequence ATGCCCAGGGACGTGCCTTTAGCGCAGATTCGGAATATCGGGATCATCGCCCACATTGACGCTGGGAAGACCACGACCACCGAGCGCATCCTGTTCTACACGGGGCGCACGCACCGAATGGGCAATGTGGACGAGGGCACGACCGTTACAGACTGGATGCAGCAGGAGCGGGAACGCGGTATCACCATCCAGTCGGCAGCCGTAACCTGTTACTGGCTGAATCATCAGATTAACATCATTGATACGCCTGGACACATTGATTTCACCGCGGAGGTGCAACGGAGCCTTCGCGTGCTGGATGGCGGCGTCGTCGTGTTTGACGCCGTGAGCGGGGTGGAACCGCAGTCCGAAACCGTCTGGCGACAGGCGGACCGGTACCATGTGCCCCGTATCTGTTTTGTTAACAAGATGGACCGAGTCGGTGCCGATTTCTGGCACACGATTGAGATGATCCGAGATCGTCTGTCCGCGAACCCGGTGGCGGTGCAGATTCCCATTGGAGCGTCGGAGACCTTCGCCGGCGTGGTGGACCTGGTGGAGAACCAGGCCATCATCTACGAGGATGACCTGGGGACGGTGGCCGCCCGACGCCAGATTCCCGATGACCTGGTGGAACAGGCCGCGCACTATCGGGAAGTTCTTCTGGAGCAGGCGGCGGAACACGACGATCATCTCATGGTCAAATACCTGGAAGGAGAGGCGATCAGCCCTGAAGAAATCCGCGCGGCGCTTCGCCAGGCGACCGTGAAGGGCGCGCTGGTGCCCGTGCTGTGCGGGGCGGCGCTGCGGAACAAGGGCGTGCAGCCGCTCTTGGACGCCATCGTGTGGTATCTGCCATCGCCGGCGGACATCCCGCCTGTTGCGGGCGTGGATCCCCGCTCGGGCGAGACGGTTTGGCGTGAGGCGGACGAACAGGAGCCGCTGGCGGCCCTGGCATTCAAGATCGCGACCGATCCCTATGTGGGGCGGCTGGCATACGTGCGAATCTACTCGGGCAGGATGACGGTGGGCGCCCAGGTGCGCAACGCAAGCCGCAATGTCAAGGAGCGGGTCGGGCGCGTCCTGCGGATGTACGCCAACCGCCGCGAGGACATGCAGGAAGCCTACGCGGGCGACATCATCGGGGTTCTCGGCCTGAAGGAGACGTACACCGGCGACACGCTGTGCGCCTTCCATGCGCCGCTGCTCCTGGAGAAGATCAAGTTCCCCGAGCCGGTGATCTCGGTTGCGATTGAGCCGAAGACCAAGGCCGACGAGGAGAAACTGGGGGCTGCGCTGCAGGCCCTGGCCGATGAGGACCCCACCTTCAGCGTCAAGGTGGATGAGAACACGGGCCAGACGCTGATTTCGGGGATGGGCGAACTGCACCTGGAGGTGCTGGTGGACCGTCTGGTGCGCGAGTTCCATGTGGGGGCAAAGGTGGGCCGCCCACAGGTCGCCTACCGCGAGACGATCACCGTGCCGGTGCGGTCGGAAGGCAAGTTCGTTCGCCAGATGGGGACCAAGAGCCAGTACGGGCACGTGTGGCTGGAGATTGAGCCGGCCGGCCGGGGACAGGGCGTGATCTTTGACAGCAAGATCAAGTTTGGCGCCATCCCGAAGGAGTTCATTCCGGCGGTGGAGCGCGGCGTGATGGACGCGGCGAGCAGCGGCGTGCTGGCGGGGTATCCGCTGGTGGACGTCAAGTTCACCCTGGTGGACGGCTCGTATGATCCGGACGTATCCACCGAGTTGGCCTTCCAGGTTGCGGCATCCATGGCCGTGCGCGATGGGGTGGAGAAGGCTGGCCCCATCCTGCTGGAGCCGGTGATGAAGGTGGAGGTCGTAACGCCCGAGGAGTTCATGGGCGATGTGATCGGCAACCTGAATCAGCGGAAGGCGCAGATTGAAGGGATAGAGCGCCGTGGCGATTTGCAGGCGATTCGGGCCTTCGTGCCGCTCTCGGAGATGTTCGGGTATGCGACCGAATTGCGCTCCATGACGCAGGGGCGCGGCGTCTTTACAATGGAATTTGACCACTATGCAGAAGTATCCAAAGAGACAGCCGACAGGATACTGGTGAGATAA
- the rpsG gene encoding 30S ribosomal protein S7, producing the protein MPRRYRPARRPAEPDPRYNSEMIGRFVNHVMRRGKKSTALRIVYDSFNLIEERMHTNPLEVFEKALNNAMPVLYVKPRRVGGATYQVPVEIPEYLRPSLAMRWLLESARKRSGHSMAEKLAAEIMDAYKGEGATIKKKEDTHKMAESNRAFAHYRW; encoded by the coding sequence ATGCCTAGAAGGTATCGTCCGGCGCGACGGCCTGCGGAGCCCGATCCGCGGTACAACAGCGAAATGATTGGGCGTTTTGTCAACCATGTGATGCGGCGCGGGAAGAAGAGCACGGCCCTGCGCATCGTTTACGATAGTTTCAACCTCATTGAGGAGCGGATGCACACCAACCCTCTGGAGGTTTTTGAGAAGGCGCTGAACAACGCGATGCCGGTGCTGTACGTGAAACCGCGACGGGTTGGTGGGGCCACCTATCAGGTGCCGGTGGAGATTCCGGAGTACCTGCGGCCGTCGCTGGCGATGCGCTGGCTTCTGGAGTCCGCGCGGAAGCGGTCGGGCCACTCTATGGCCGAGAAGTTGGCCGCTGAAATCATGGACGCCTACAAGGGTGAGGGCGCAACCATCAAGAAGAAAGAAGACACCCATAAGATGGCCGAGTCCAACCGTGCCTTCGCGCACTACCGCTGGTAG
- the rpsL gene encoding 30S ribosomal protein S12: MPTINQLVRKGRKEKVKKSKAPALRYTYNALKRKTAASSKGSPQKRGVCTVVRTMTPKKPNSALRKIARVRLTNGIEVTAYIPGEGHTLQEHSMVLVRGGRVKDLPGVRYHIVRGALDATGVEGRKKGRSKYGAKRPKAKSA; the protein is encoded by the coding sequence TTGCCGACCATCAATCAACTCGTGAGAAAAGGGCGGAAGGAGAAGGTCAAGAAGAGCAAGGCTCCTGCGCTGCGGTACACGTACAACGCGCTGAAGCGCAAGACGGCGGCCAGCAGCAAAGGCTCGCCCCAGAAGCGCGGCGTGTGCACCGTGGTGCGCACGATGACGCCGAAGAAGCCGAACTCAGCCTTGCGCAAGATCGCCAGGGTGCGCCTGACCAACGGGATTGAGGTAACCGCCTACATCCCGGGCGAAGGGCATACCCTGCAGGAGCACTCCATGGTGTTGGTGCGCGGCGGCCGCGTGAAGGACCTGCCCGGCGTGCGGTATCACATCGTGCGCGGGGCGCTGGACGCCACCGGCGTGGAAGGCCGCAAGAAGGGGCGCTCCAAGTACGGCGCGAAGCGGCCCAAGGCCAAGTCGGCGTAG